The sequence GGAAGCTTCAAGTCTAAAAGCGGCACAAAGTTTATTGCCAAAGATCCACGCTATTTAATTGAAAAAGCCAAGAAAGAAATCTCGGCGCTTGATGAAATCCTGCCTAGCTTAGAAGCTATGAGCAAAACTGGTATTAGTAAACCAAAGATAACCTATTATGAAGGGATTAATGACTATATAAGAGTAATAGAAGAATGTTTACTTAAACCACACACAACTATTAGACACATTGGATCCTTGTTTGAAGGACACAAATCACTCAGTAAGGATTATGATTTAAAGCACTTTGCACCAAAACGTATAAAGAGCCATATTTTCTTAAAAGCTATCTATACCCAAGAAATAAAACCACTATTTAAAAATGACTCCCCTTATGAATTAAGAGAAGTTAAATACTTACCTACTTCGATGAAAATGAAAACTCTAACTCTAATTCACGAAAATAAAGTTATCATTTCAACTAGTAATGAAAATCTTGGAATCATGGTAATCGAAAGCAAGGAGATTGCTGATGCTGAAAAAGAAAAATTTGACTTAATTTGGGAGGCTACAAAAAAATAAATGCGTTATCCACTTAGTGAATAACGCATTATAATTTTAAAGAGTTTATTCTCTTAAGCATTTTTTATACTTCTTAGATAACGATTAGTTTGAATCGCTGAGAGAGTCTGAAGTATTTGGTTTCTCTCTTCTGATGCCGGTAAAGACCTAATTAAGCTGCGTGCAATATTACGATACTGCTTTGCCAGCTTCATTGATTTTTCATAAGCTCCCGAACTCATAATATAAGATCTGATTTCAACTGAAGTTTTAGCTGACAGCTCCTCTACTCCACCACAGGCTTGTGCCATGTAATAAACAGGAGCCGTGGCTTTTAGGCTTTTCCAGTCAGATAAAGAATCTTTCTTTAATGAAGAGAAATCACCTATATCATTAACCACTTGTAACGCAGAGCCAATGTTATAGCCGATTTGATACATGATATCGCGATCGGCTTGTGTACCCTGAGAACTAACCATAGCACCCAGCCACATTGACCAGCCATACATGGTGCCGGAAAGCAACTCACATCTTTGTTTATAATTTTCAATAAACAAATCTTCAGGCATTAAGTTGTCTTCCAGTTTTTCCGAATCTTTCAGTTGCCCCTGATAAGATGAAGCATTGTCTGATGACAATTTTGAGATAACCGCAAGTCTTTTTTCCGAACTCACAGGTAAGCTACAGATCGCTTGAATTACAGCATCGGCAAATAACTCACCACCAACCGTCAAAGTACAAATTCTGTCTTCTTTTATATCTAAGCGTTTATTATCAAGCAGATAATTATGCGTATATAAATGAAGATTATTCAAC is a genomic window of Candidatus Falkowbacteria bacterium containing:
- a CDS encoding polyprenyl synthetase family protein, which encodes MKKFTGSKIFSLLTIVPFLLMFLQLNIEKEIQLYGFHYEGGVYAGPKNLVCILPSGDTITPPHAEFMTISGYDSVVTVSPVMDSWMLYGEFPVGSGVRGYDKFKNGVQTTGRAEKKVYVVIRNIDEYRKEQFIYAGLAAVSSKKSYFEIMKEVSSEADNILSRKDYSVWPITLQNLYSERKEKPKLRVFLSYLSYRVARGEDKSLGYETASISELNNLHLYTHNYLLDNKRLDIKEDRICTLTVGGELFADAVIQAICSLPVSSEKRLAVISKLSSDNASSYQGQLKDSEKLEDNLMPEDLFIENYKQRCELLSGTMYGWSMWLGAMVSSQGTQADRDIMYQIGYNIGSALQVVNDIGDFSSLKKDSLSDWKSLKATAPVYYMAQACGGVEELSAKTSVEIRSYIMSSGAYEKSMKLAKQYRNIARSLIRSLPASEERNQILQTLSAIQTNRYLRSIKNA